A window of Elusimicrobiota bacterium contains these coding sequences:
- a CDS encoding Crp/Fnr family transcriptional regulator gives MTPRRPPSTEGLPPSSVLSALPSGTRSELARTLVRRRVKAGASLFQEGDSGEAAFLVLTGLFKTLKYSQGERVSAMDLIVPGRLCGVIALLDHRPYPVSVYALQDAEVLVLPAAVVDRLMSQHLEFSRAVHGEVGDHLRHAQDMRARALEPVDKRLAHLLLMLLPAPGAEVRVRREDLAELVGCIPETAIRTLSEFKKRGWVRTGWKRIALLNPDALRRLSRSPVPLP, from the coding sequence TTGACCCCCCGGCGCCCTCCATCGACCGAGGGACTTCCCCCGTCCTCGGTTCTGAGCGCCCTGCCGAGCGGGACACGATCGGAACTTGCGCGCACTCTCGTCCGCCGACGGGTGAAGGCCGGAGCTTCGCTTTTTCAGGAGGGGGATTCCGGGGAGGCCGCTTTCTTGGTTTTGACAGGCCTTTTTAAGACGTTGAAATATTCCCAGGGCGAACGGGTGTCCGCCATGGATTTGATCGTCCCCGGGCGGCTCTGCGGCGTCATCGCCCTGCTGGACCACCGACCCTACCCTGTGAGCGTGTATGCCCTGCAGGACGCCGAGGTGCTCGTTCTCCCCGCGGCGGTTGTCGACCGATTGATGTCCCAGCACCTGGAATTTTCGAGAGCGGTCCACGGAGAGGTGGGCGACCATTTGCGGCACGCCCAGGACATGCGCGCCCGGGCCTTGGAACCCGTGGACAAACGCCTCGCCCACCTTCTGCTGATGCTTCTCCCAGCCCCCGGCGCCGAGGTGCGGGTGCGGCGGGAAGACTTGGCCGAGCTCGTTGGCTGCATTCCCGAAACCGCCATTCGCACCTTGTCCGAATTCAAGAAACGCGGGTGGGTCCGAACGGGCTGGAAACGGATCGCCCTCCTAAACCCCGACGCCCTGCGCCGCCTGTCCCGATCCCCCGTCCCCCTCCCCTGA
- a CDS encoding PIG-L family deacetylase, producing MVDAYRAVFLSPHLDDAVFSCGGLLARLAKTGPVLVLNLFTEFPRPIKNRGIVLGSERYKEEVAAARLLGFESRRLGEPDAVYRDPAYESLGNLFRPPQTSDEAGFPALREKVDGALKGIVFNALYVPLGIGWHVDHVLTHRLIEKTSLGTRLIYYEDAPYCLLPHTTRYRFNDLGSASPLPGDESLAPASILRSWIETSRAYMDTALMRNLRPALLRLAARPVVTAYLLRLLASHARPPAGPGPGWESTVVGVRPEFEKKLDAMELYQSQFREFFLSREDCARQFRLYAERVTGRPDPVERYWSRAMAPGVGRQPEFPS from the coding sequence GTGGTTGACGCCTATCGCGCGGTATTCCTGTCGCCGCATTTGGACGACGCGGTGTTTTCCTGCGGCGGCCTCCTCGCACGGCTGGCGAAAACCGGCCCGGTCCTCGTACTTAATCTCTTTACGGAATTCCCGCGTCCCATCAAGAACCGGGGGATCGTTCTCGGTTCCGAGCGTTACAAGGAGGAAGTGGCCGCGGCGCGCCTGTTGGGATTCGAATCCCGGCGGCTGGGGGAACCCGACGCGGTCTACCGGGACCCGGCCTACGAGTCCCTGGGGAACCTCTTTCGACCGCCGCAAACAAGCGACGAGGCGGGCTTCCCCGCCTTGCGGGAAAAAGTCGACGGGGCCTTGAAAGGGATCGTCTTCAACGCGCTTTACGTCCCCTTGGGGATCGGCTGGCACGTGGACCACGTGCTGACCCATCGGCTGATCGAAAAAACATCGTTGGGGACCCGCCTGATCTATTACGAAGACGCGCCCTATTGCCTTCTGCCGCACACGACTCGGTACCGCTTCAACGACCTGGGAAGCGCTTCGCCTCTCCCGGGAGATGAATCCCTCGCGCCGGCGTCGATCCTCCGGTCCTGGATCGAAACGAGCCGGGCTTATATGGACACCGCGCTGATGCGGAACCTGCGGCCCGCTCTTCTGCGCCTGGCGGCTCGCCCCGTGGTAACGGCTTACCTCTTGAGACTTCTGGCTTCCCACGCGCGTCCTCCGGCCGGCCCTGGCCCGGGATGGGAGAGCACCGTGGTGGGCGTCAGGCCGGAATTTGAAAAAAAACTCGACGCCATGGAGCTTTACCAAAGCCAATTTCGGGAGTTTTTTCTTTCGCGGGAGGATTGCGCCCGCCAATTCCGACTTTACGCCGAGCGCGTGACGGGACGTCCGGATCCCGTGGAACGTTATTGGTCCCGGGCGATGGCGCCCGGGGTCGGTCGTCAACCTGAATTTCCCAGCTGA
- a CDS encoding thermonuclease family protein encodes MKPTKGNRNVAVLNEAGYTKLFSDLRKLWEAGKTRARSAVNYQLLATYWEIGGRIAMENLTANMGYEKAVLTRLAKDMQTDVTTLYRCIQFHGVYKAVPRSDFLSWSHYRVLLAIKDSTERRKFNDLAEKNRWTRDQLLEAVESAGKDVPADGASKKLKRPTTAGYVFKGTVLDVVDGDTLVLDIDCGFDIKKKQRIRLSGINTPEINTTEGQEAATFVRNQLAQVPFVVVRTTKVDINGRFLGDVFYSHESKLEIDGVYRDGRYLNQEIIDKGLSV; translated from the coding sequence ATGAAACCAACTAAGGGAAACCGAAATGTTGCAGTTTTAAACGAAGCAGGTTACACGAAGCTCTTCTCGGATTTGCGTAAGCTTTGGGAAGCGGGGAAGACCCGGGCGCGCTCAGCGGTCAATTACCAGCTGTTAGCCACCTACTGGGAAATAGGGGGGCGGATTGCGATGGAAAACCTGACGGCCAATATGGGGTATGAAAAAGCCGTCCTGACCCGGTTAGCGAAGGACATGCAAACCGATGTGACGACCCTTTACCGATGCATCCAATTTCATGGCGTGTACAAAGCTGTTCCCCGGAGTGATTTTTTAAGTTGGAGTCACTACCGCGTCCTCCTGGCAATCAAAGATTCGACTGAGCGGCGAAAATTTAATGACCTTGCCGAAAAAAACCGTTGGACTCGGGATCAATTATTAGAAGCGGTTGAGTCCGCGGGAAAGGATGTCCCCGCCGATGGGGCATCAAAGAAATTAAAGCGCCCGACGACGGCTGGTTATGTTTTTAAAGGGACTGTGCTAGATGTGGTTGACGGCGACACACTGGTTCTCGATATTGATTGCGGATTCGACATTAAGAAAAAGCAACGCATCCGGTTGTCAGGGATAAATACACCAGAAATAAATACGACGGAAGGCCAAGAGGCGGCGACATTTGTTCGTAATCAATTGGCGCAGGTTCCCTTTGTTGTGGTTCGGACAACAAAGGTTGATATTAACGGCCGATTTTTAGGGGATGTGTTTTATAGTCACGAATCAAAATTAGAGATAGATGGAGTATATAGGGATGGACGATATTTAAATCAGGAAATAATAGACAAGGGTCTAAGTGTTTGA
- a CDS encoding helix-turn-helix transcriptional regulator: MSIAESLRRLRKASGLTQQKLAEKAGVSMIVVTKVEQGTTRDPAMSSLIKLADVFEVSRTVPRPAGMGEAGGRAPTWGCARCWD; the protein is encoded by the coding sequence ATGAGCATTGCGGAAAGTTTGCGACGACTTCGAAAGGCCAGTGGATTGACACAGCAGAAGCTCGCTGAAAAAGCGGGTGTGTCGATGATCGTCGTGACAAAAGTTGAACAAGGAACGACAAGGGATCCCGCCATGTCGTCTTTGATTAAGTTAGCGGATGTTTTTGAAGTGAGCAGGACCGTCCCCCGGCCCGCCGGGATGGGGGAAGCAGGGGGAAGGGCACCAACCTGGGGTTGCGCGCGGTGTTGGGATTGA
- a CDS encoding LysR family transcriptional regulator: protein MEIQQIRSFLAVARLGGYVKAAEAVHRSQPAISSAVKALERELGTKLFDRRGRGAVLSPAGEALTAEAGPAMERWEGLKDRMKERLEGEAQGTLRIGGGESSILYVLPGVLERFRKKHPKVRIILHNQRAAETLRMLKNGELDLGVRSLTMVPTWAVYRPSRTYARFAVCAKGHPFAKGGAVTLHELAAHPLLFPGSQSITRVLVEAALAKAGLTYQVGLEAGGWEAIKTYAAAGFGVAVLPELCLTKDNRRDLATRDASKLFGRDNYGIVARRDGHQTMAARELIQMIDPHFPTSSH from the coding sequence ATGGAAATTCAACAGATTCGGTCCTTCCTGGCTGTGGCGCGACTGGGGGGTTATGTAAAGGCGGCTGAGGCGGTTCACCGCTCCCAACCGGCAATCAGCTCCGCGGTGAAGGCCTTGGAACGGGAACTGGGAACCAAGTTATTTGATCGGCGCGGACGCGGAGCCGTCCTGTCCCCTGCCGGAGAGGCGCTAACCGCTGAGGCGGGACCAGCGATGGAGCGGTGGGAGGGCCTCAAGGACCGTATGAAGGAGCGGCTTGAGGGCGAGGCCCAGGGGACGTTGCGGATCGGCGGAGGGGAATCGTCCATCCTTTATGTGCTGCCGGGCGTGTTGGAGCGGTTTCGGAAGAAGCACCCCAAGGTCAGGATCATCCTCCACAACCAGCGAGCGGCGGAGACCCTTCGGATGCTAAAGAACGGGGAGTTGGACCTGGGCGTCCGTTCCTTAACAATGGTCCCCACCTGGGCAGTCTATCGCCCCAGCCGAACCTACGCCCGGTTTGCGGTGTGCGCCAAGGGGCACCCCTTCGCAAAGGGCGGCGCCGTGACGTTGCATGAGTTAGCAGCCCATCCCCTCCTCTTTCCGGGCTCTCAATCCATCACGCGGGTGTTGGTCGAGGCGGCTTTGGCGAAGGCTGGGCTAACTTATCAGGTTGGATTGGAAGCGGGCGGGTGGGAAGCCATCAAGACCTACGCGGCGGCAGGCTTTGGCGTGGCGGTCCTTCCTGAGCTCTGTTTGACCAAAGACAACCGTCGGGACCTTGCCACCCGAGACGCCAGTAAACTCTTTGGCCGGGATAACTACGGTATCGTCGCCCGGCGCGACGGTCACCAGACTATGGCAGCGCGGGAATTGATCCAAATGATCGACCCCCATTTCCCAACCTCTTCTCATTAA
- a CDS encoding glycosyltransferase — protein MVSDDFRPAVTGVGVYLERTIPELLRRGHRVAVVTSRRGGQPAEESWGGAAIFRTFSLPVLGFYQALPSRRTLRRVFDRVAPDLVHHHYVGFLMRRAVALARARGIPQLATHHFGPEVLSRNILLRPFRSWMWRELVAHQNRCDAVIAPSPEIAKTLTARGVRAPLRVVPNALRYDDGPVTPAARPPGLTLLYAGRLAWEKNLPLLLRALARLIPNHPNAVLWIAGRGPEEKGLRALCRSLGLERNVMFLGFLNEADLARRYAACDIFVLPSVQEVQGLVLLEAMWFGRPVIVTNAIPSARDLVEDGVNGFTVAPDDPVALAERLSSLAADAVRRAAMGAAARRSAENFRLAPVTNALETVYREWAAPCG, from the coding sequence ATGGTGTCCGACGACTTCCGACCCGCCGTGACGGGCGTCGGGGTGTATTTGGAACGGACGATCCCGGAGCTCCTTCGACGGGGCCATCGCGTGGCGGTGGTCACCTCGCGGCGGGGAGGCCAACCGGCGGAAGAGTCCTGGGGCGGTGCGGCGATTTTTCGAACGTTCAGCCTGCCGGTGCTGGGGTTTTACCAGGCGCTGCCTTCCCGCCGAACCCTTCGACGCGTTTTTGACCGCGTGGCCCCCGACCTCGTCCACCACCATTACGTCGGCTTTCTCATGCGACGCGCGGTCGCCTTGGCCCGGGCCCGGGGGATTCCGCAACTCGCCACCCACCATTTCGGGCCCGAGGTTCTCAGCCGAAACATCCTTTTGCGACCCTTCCGATCCTGGATGTGGCGGGAACTGGTGGCCCATCAAAACCGCTGCGACGCCGTGATCGCCCCCTCCCCCGAAATTGCGAAAACGCTGACCGCCCGGGGAGTGCGCGCCCCCCTGCGGGTGGTTCCGAACGCGCTCCGCTACGACGATGGGCCCGTGACGCCCGCGGCGCGCCCGCCGGGATTGACTCTGCTCTACGCCGGGCGATTGGCCTGGGAAAAAAACCTTCCGCTCTTGTTGCGGGCTCTCGCCCGGCTGATTCCCAACCACCCGAATGCCGTTCTGTGGATCGCGGGCCGGGGGCCCGAGGAAAAAGGCCTGCGGGCCCTTTGCCGTTCCCTCGGATTGGAGCGGAACGTGATGTTCCTTGGGTTTCTGAACGAAGCGGACCTGGCGCGACGATACGCGGCGTGCGATATTTTTGTTCTTCCCTCGGTCCAGGAAGTCCAGGGATTGGTCCTGCTGGAAGCCATGTGGTTCGGACGCCCGGTCATCGTCACCAACGCCATCCCCTCGGCCCGGGATTTGGTGGAAGACGGCGTGAACGGTTTTACGGTCGCCCCGGACGACCCGGTCGCGTTGGCCGAACGCCTATCGAGCCTGGCCGCCGACGCCGTCCGGCGCGCCGCCATGGGCGCCGCCGCTCGCCGAAGCGCGGAAAATTTCCGGCTCGCTCCCGTGACCAACGCCTTGGAAACGGTGTATCGGGAATGGGCGGCCCCCTGTGGTTGA
- a CDS encoding nitric-oxide reductase large subunit, whose translation MDAPRSTLGISPWWRHGAVLTVIFGLTGLIFMGRTTYRGAPPQFNAVVDGSGQSLFTSEDVKAGQDVFQKYGLMDYGTLFGHGGYRGPDFTAETLHGLAEDLREIYAAEGGGSTYTGLPEPDRASIASRVVAELKNNRYDPATNNVTVTPAFATAFARRVDHLRATLKDADKTRPLPTNYISSDEDLRTLAAFFTWSAWAAVTPRPGKNHTYTNNWPPDETAGNRPSLAVVIWSALSLISFLGALGLVLMFFGRFNFLGWGGGKMDVSQVPPVDAIPITAGQKATYKYFLVVALLFLFQTLMGVVTAHYFVEGAGFYGIDTRSFLPLTITRSWHLQLSIFWIATAWLATGMFVAPLLAKGEPRGQSILINILFGAVVLVAVGSIAGEWLGVKGLLGKAWFWLGHQGWEYVELGRLWQILLTAGMVIWAFIVFRGIRPTLAGEDKGGLPYLLLYSIVAIPLMYSFGMMYRPGTNFAVADFWRWWIVHLWVEGFFELFTTIVVAHIFVLLGLVSREAALRVVYLDIVLYLGSGMIGTAHHYYWTAQPAINLALGAIFSAMEVVPLCLLTLEAWDFIKLRQDKSVLGVDPKAFPHKWTVMFLMAVGFWNFLGAGVFGFLINLPIVSYYEHATYLTSNHGHAALMGVYGNLAIAALAFCTRVLVRPERWNDRLWGVSFWSLNAGLMLMLLLNIFPAGIYQLVQSINHGFWYARSAAVLNSSFFQTTTWARVVGDLVFVLGGVLPIAYFTVTRLFSLRPTK comes from the coding sequence ATGGACGCACCCCGAAGCACCCTCGGCATTTCCCCCTGGTGGAGGCACGGCGCCGTGCTCACCGTCATCTTTGGTTTGACCGGCCTGATCTTCATGGGCCGCACGACGTACCGGGGGGCCCCGCCCCAATTCAACGCGGTCGTCGACGGTTCGGGGCAATCCCTTTTCACGTCGGAGGACGTGAAGGCGGGACAGGACGTCTTCCAAAAATACGGCCTTATGGATTACGGCACGCTTTTCGGCCACGGCGGCTACCGGGGGCCCGACTTTACCGCGGAAACCCTCCACGGCCTGGCGGAGGACCTGAGGGAGATCTACGCCGCCGAGGGCGGCGGATCGACCTACACCGGCCTGCCCGAACCCGATCGGGCGTCCATCGCGTCGCGCGTGGTGGCCGAATTGAAAAACAACCGGTACGACCCCGCGACCAACAACGTGACGGTGACTCCCGCCTTTGCGACCGCTTTTGCGCGACGGGTGGACCACCTACGGGCCACTCTGAAGGACGCCGACAAAACCCGCCCGCTTCCGACCAATTACATTTCCAGCGACGAGGACCTTCGGACCCTGGCCGCTTTTTTCACCTGGTCGGCCTGGGCCGCGGTGACCCCCCGTCCGGGCAAAAATCACACCTACACCAACAACTGGCCTCCCGATGAGACGGCGGGCAATCGACCCTCCTTGGCGGTCGTGATTTGGAGCGCCTTGAGCCTCATTTCCTTCCTGGGCGCTTTGGGCCTCGTTCTTATGTTCTTCGGTCGTTTCAACTTCCTGGGTTGGGGCGGGGGCAAAATGGACGTTTCCCAGGTGCCGCCCGTGGATGCCATCCCGATCACGGCGGGCCAGAAAGCCACCTACAAGTATTTCTTGGTGGTGGCGCTCTTGTTCCTCTTTCAAACATTAATGGGCGTCGTGACCGCCCACTACTTCGTGGAAGGGGCCGGCTTTTATGGCATCGACACCCGGTCCTTCTTGCCGCTGACCATCACCCGCAGCTGGCATCTTCAACTCTCGATCTTTTGGATCGCAACGGCCTGGCTCGCCACCGGAATGTTTGTCGCGCCGCTTTTGGCCAAGGGGGAACCCCGGGGCCAGTCGATTCTCATCAACATTCTCTTCGGCGCCGTGGTCCTGGTGGCGGTGGGCAGCATCGCCGGCGAATGGCTGGGCGTGAAGGGCCTCCTCGGCAAAGCCTGGTTCTGGCTGGGCCACCAAGGATGGGAATATGTGGAACTCGGCCGCTTGTGGCAGATTTTGCTCACGGCGGGCATGGTCATCTGGGCCTTTATCGTCTTCCGGGGCATTCGCCCCACGTTGGCGGGGGAGGACAAGGGCGGACTGCCGTATCTGCTCCTTTATTCCATCGTGGCCATTCCGCTCATGTATTCCTTCGGCATGATGTATCGCCCCGGCACCAACTTCGCCGTGGCGGATTTCTGGCGCTGGTGGATCGTCCATCTTTGGGTGGAGGGCTTTTTCGAGCTGTTCACGACCATCGTCGTGGCCCACATCTTCGTTCTTCTCGGTTTGGTTTCCCGGGAAGCGGCCCTGCGGGTGGTTTACCTCGACATCGTTCTTTATCTCGGGAGCGGCATGATCGGCACCGCCCACCACTACTACTGGACGGCGCAACCGGCGATCAATCTCGCCTTGGGCGCCATCTTCTCCGCCATGGAAGTGGTCCCGCTGTGCCTGCTGACCCTCGAGGCATGGGATTTCATCAAACTGCGCCAGGACAAAAGCGTCCTGGGCGTAGACCCCAAGGCCTTCCCCCACAAATGGACGGTGATGTTTCTAATGGCCGTGGGTTTTTGGAACTTCCTGGGCGCGGGGGTCTTCGGATTCCTGATCAACCTGCCCATCGTGAGCTATTACGAACACGCAACCTACCTGACGTCCAACCACGGGCATGCCGCGCTCATGGGCGTTTACGGCAACTTGGCCATCGCCGCCCTGGCCTTCTGTACACGGGTACTTGTCCGGCCGGAGCGTTGGAACGACCGGCTCTGGGGGGTGTCTTTCTGGTCCCTGAACGCGGGCCTGATGTTGATGCTCCTGCTCAACATCTTCCCGGCGGGGATTTACCAGTTGGTGCAGAGCATTAATCACGGGTTTTGGTATGCGCGAAGCGCCGCGGTTTTGAACTCGTCCTTCTTTCAAACGACCACCTGGGCCCGGGTCGTGGGGGACCTGGTGTTTGTGTTGGGGGGCGTTCTGCCCATCGCCTATTTCACGGTGACGCGGCTGTTTTCCCTGCGACCCACCAAATAA
- a CDS encoding cation-translocating P-type ATPase produces MSATPAKSLPASQEFESLTQTAAETRRRAEGPNELPSSHRRGWVALALDVFREPMFLLLVACGALYFALGDGQEAAMLLGFVFFIMGITLFQEGKTERALEALRDLSSPRALVIRDGAQRRVAGRDVVRGDLLVLAEGDRVPADGILLSSSHLAVDESLLTGESVSVRKDVRAAVPGETPTTAGDGSPYVFAGTLVVQGQGLVRVTGVGAATEIGKIGRALESAESGPSPLQTEMASLVKVVAVVGAVLCAAVVLVTGFWRGAWLTGVLAGLSLAMALMPNEFPVVLTIFLSLGAWRLSKRGVLARRMPAVEALGAVTVLCVDKTGTLTENRMDIQRLLPGDLRFDIPPAGSALAESFHEILEFGILASARNPFDPMEKAFHALGGRFLARTEHLHGDWTLVKEYPLSRELLAMSQVWTSPDRKSFVIAAKGAPEAVADLCHFPPERLEALRRRVDEHAREGYRLLGVAKSSFTADVLPDLQHDFDFEFLGLIALADPVRKDVPAAIEECRRAGVRVAMITGDYPGTAQSVARAIGLSNADQVLTGPEIDALSEEALAERLRRVNVFARAVPEHKLRLIRALRANGEIVAMTGDGVNDAPALKAAHIGVAMGERGTDVAREAAGLVLLHDDFASLVSAIAGGRRVFDNLKKGMAYILAIHVPIAGLSLASVFLGWPLVLLPIHIAFLHLVIDPACSVAFEAEPPEPDAMRRPPRKTTDRLFGWDTLGPSLAQGVSVFAAVFAVFAVALRRGHGELDARALAFTTLMAANAGLILANRSWTQSTWARWRAPNRALWAVVGGSGLFLAVVLSTPLLRRLFHFSTLHAIDIAVSVAVGTLSVFLVDWTAKRWARSRP; encoded by the coding sequence ATGTCCGCCACGCCCGCCAAAAGCCTTCCCGCTTCCCAGGAATTTGAATCCCTAACCCAAACCGCCGCCGAAACCCGCCGTCGGGCGGAAGGCCCCAACGAGCTGCCGTCTTCCCACCGTCGGGGGTGGGTCGCCCTGGCCTTGGACGTTTTTCGGGAACCCATGTTCCTCCTGTTGGTGGCCTGCGGCGCCCTCTATTTCGCCCTGGGCGACGGCCAAGAGGCGGCCATGCTCCTGGGGTTCGTGTTTTTCATCATGGGCATCACGCTTTTCCAGGAAGGGAAAACGGAACGGGCTCTTGAGGCCCTGCGGGATTTGTCGAGTCCCCGGGCGCTGGTGATTCGGGACGGGGCCCAGCGGCGCGTGGCCGGGCGGGACGTCGTTCGCGGCGATCTGCTGGTGTTGGCCGAGGGGGATCGGGTGCCGGCCGACGGGATTCTGCTTTCCTCCTCCCACCTGGCCGTGGACGAATCCCTGCTCACGGGGGAATCGGTTTCGGTTCGAAAAGACGTCCGCGCGGCGGTCCCCGGCGAAACGCCGACCACCGCCGGGGACGGCTCCCCCTACGTTTTCGCGGGGACCTTGGTGGTTCAGGGGCAGGGCCTGGTGCGCGTCACCGGCGTCGGCGCCGCCACGGAGATCGGCAAAATCGGCCGGGCCCTTGAATCCGCCGAATCGGGCCCCAGCCCCCTGCAAACCGAAATGGCCTCCCTGGTGAAAGTCGTCGCCGTCGTCGGCGCGGTATTGTGTGCGGCGGTGGTGCTGGTGACCGGCTTTTGGCGCGGCGCCTGGCTGACCGGGGTGTTGGCCGGGCTCAGCCTGGCCATGGCCCTCATGCCCAACGAGTTCCCCGTGGTCCTCACGATTTTCCTTTCCCTGGGCGCCTGGCGACTTTCCAAGCGGGGCGTCCTGGCCCGCCGCATGCCCGCGGTCGAAGCCCTGGGCGCCGTGACGGTCCTTTGCGTCGACAAAACCGGCACCTTGACCGAAAACCGGATGGACATCCAGCGCCTCCTGCCCGGGGATCTCCGTTTCGACATTCCCCCCGCCGGGAGCGCGCTGGCGGAATCGTTCCATGAAATCCTCGAGTTCGGGATATTGGCCAGCGCGCGAAACCCCTTCGACCCCATGGAAAAAGCCTTTCACGCCCTGGGCGGCCGATTCCTCGCGCGCACGGAGCACCTTCACGGGGACTGGACGCTGGTCAAGGAATACCCGCTTTCCCGGGAACTGTTGGCCATGTCCCAGGTGTGGACCTCGCCGGACCGGAAGAGCTTCGTCATCGCCGCCAAAGGCGCTCCCGAAGCCGTCGCGGACCTGTGTCATTTCCCGCCGGAACGTCTCGAGGCTCTTCGTCGACGGGTGGACGAACACGCCCGGGAAGGATACCGCCTCCTGGGGGTGGCCAAATCCTCCTTCACGGCCGATGTCCTGCCGGACCTCCAGCACGATTTCGATTTTGAATTCCTGGGGCTGATCGCCTTGGCCGACCCGGTTCGGAAAGACGTGCCCGCCGCCATCGAGGAATGCCGTCGGGCGGGCGTCCGGGTGGCCATGATCACGGGCGATTACCCGGGCACCGCCCAAAGCGTCGCCCGGGCCATCGGCTTGTCCAACGCCGACCAGGTCTTGACGGGGCCCGAGATCGACGCCCTGTCCGAGGAGGCGCTGGCCGAGCGCCTGCGTCGGGTGAACGTCTTTGCCCGGGCGGTGCCGGAGCACAAACTGCGGCTCATCCGGGCCCTGCGCGCCAACGGCGAGATCGTGGCCATGACCGGCGACGGGGTGAACGACGCGCCGGCGCTCAAGGCCGCCCACATCGGCGTGGCCATGGGCGAGCGGGGAACCGACGTGGCCCGGGAGGCCGCGGGCCTGGTTCTGCTCCACGACGATTTCGCCTCTCTGGTGAGCGCCATCGCCGGCGGCCGGCGGGTGTTCGACAATTTAAAAAAAGGCATGGCCTATATTCTGGCCATTCACGTGCCGATCGCGGGGCTCTCCCTGGCGTCGGTGTTTTTGGGTTGGCCCCTGGTCCTGTTGCCGATCCACATCGCCTTCCTGCATTTGGTCATCGACCCGGCCTGCTCGGTCGCCTTTGAGGCCGAACCGCCGGAGCCCGACGCCATGAGACGCCCCCCCCGAAAAACGACCGACCGCTTGTTCGGGTGGGACACCCTGGGGCCGAGCCTCGCCCAGGGCGTGAGCGTTTTCGCGGCGGTGTTCGCGGTGTTCGCCGTGGCGCTTCGTCGGGGACACGGGGAGTTGGACGCCCGGGCCCTGGCCTTCACCACGCTCATGGCGGCCAACGCGGGGCTCATCCTGGCCAACCGCTCCTGGACCCAATCGACCTGGGCGCGCTGGCGGGCCCCCAACCGCGCCCTGTGGGCCGTGGTCGGTGGGTCAGGGCTCTTTTTAGCCGTCGTGCTTTCCACCCCGCTCCTGAGGCGTCTCTTCCATTTTTCCACTCTCCACGCCATCGACATCGCCGTCAGCGTGGCTGTCGGGACCCTGAGCGTTTTCCTGGTGGATTGGACCGCCAAACGGTGGGCGCGGAGTCGGCCTTGA